Proteins from a single region of Nerophis ophidion isolate RoL-2023_Sa linkage group LG08, RoL_Noph_v1.0, whole genome shotgun sequence:
- the LOC133557159 gene encoding collagen alpha-2(IV) chain-like isoform X1: MTKVFKGVKGSQGEIGPPGNPGNSTHPHTLPPYGPLGPNGPKGVKGEQGDLADNKGESGIMGFPGSRGLPGAPGRSGPRGDNGEQGPIGRPGPKGVIGEAGDLVTEGSWSWFSAAGAPGPLGEQGVQGERGPIGDQGIPGPPGRPASHTQQQVFDFAGPFGKKGEPGEKGQHGEPGRSAVNAGSKGLPGRPGSRGPPGPKGSWQEFFKGSSGARGRPGNAGFKGVKGDHGLCECIVNNSPTGPTGLVGDTGDVGMTGEFGPEGDVGDPGPQGLDGFSGTRGVPGEPGPKGRKGDTAVATQKGYPGDAGILGRDGEPGSPGAPGLVGRPGFPGNRGLPGNDSKGERGDKGFAGQPGRPGAPGLRGEPGPDLEGLKGQPGLPGDAGQNGFPGVPGTPGRPGGCSPTGDGGQWDVTGPCDTFQGPPGLPGFTGPRGLPGLQGLPGEKGIPGAFGPKGEKGEVGDYGPGGRPGPPGFTGPRGDLGLPGRKGSVGAPGVPGLAGRNGAPGDKGFHGEILGAAPGPPGDPGLYGLQGNKGHAGDQGEPGYPGMGGMPGMIGSKGIIGPAGPRGVQGSSGPPGTYGYPGDFGKAGSPGLPGAIGQPGLTGERGTEGNPGPPGPFGVSGFPGEPGNDGVPGENGSPGNIGQPGLDGRPGALGMKGYKGSPGMSGFSGVKGNTGIKGFSGVKGDTGLPGQIGPKGMPGQSGEKGDRGLRGPPGEKPEIPAKLIVDMKGIKGDRGKQGNQGFTGPRGLKGLPGVPGLEGGHGFPGDPGHEKGSHGDPGAQGLSGLKGMPGPTGTQGISGFVGMTGNKGIKGSPGAYGASGDKGRKGIKGTRGPRIDIPGATGLRGEVGSVGGPGEKGLTGVPGERGVPGFHGIEGKRGLPGDAGDVGYPGSDGQKGTPGNQGQKGFPGPPGKEGSSGLPGFPGTKGFPGLVGLYGLDGLKGQKGVLGIPGLDIIGPAGHPGTKGEKGEGGKPNTQAGLPGVTGLKGFQGDFGDQGHPGPSGFRGPVGPDGKTDRPGTAGDKGFQGTKGYQGLPGPRGFPGIDAAPGKKGVVGILGFPGVPGRKGFNGDQGTPGYRGQTGISGKKGDKGEQGSMGIPGTIGVKGERGPTGTEGDAGPPGFRGLPGNQGLAPLPITLPGERGPPGPQGIQGPKGIQGEPGPRGPPGDAGFFGPQGQKGMPGIGGRPGTPGFRGEQGQVGHAGLQGMEGHFGKAGIPGLPGMPGRSVSVGYLLVKHSQSEQTPMCPVGMSKLWGGYSLLYLEGQEKAHNQDLGLAGSCLPRFSTMPFLYCNPGDLCYYASRNDKSYWLSTTAPLPMMPVEEGDIKPYISRCSVCEAPSVAIAIHSQDINIPQCPAGWRSLWIGYSFLMHTAAGNEGGGQSLSSPGSCLEDFRTSPFIECNGAKGTCHYFANKHSFWLTSIDQSFHTQPASETLKAGQLLSRISRCQVCMKNL; encoded by the exons GGTGTGATCGGTGAGGCGGGTGACCTGGTTACAGAGGGATCTTGGTCCTGGTTTTCAGCAG CTGGTGCCCCCGGTCCCCTCGGTGAGCAGGGTGTACAAGGTGAAAGGGGCCCAATAGGAGACCAGGGCATTCCCGGACCACCAGGGCGTCCCGCTTCTCACACACAGCAACAAG TGTTTGATTTCGCCGGACCATTTGGAAAGAAGGGTGAGCCGGGGGAAAAGGGCCAACATGGTGAACCCGGACGTTCCGCTGTCAATGCAGGATCGAAGGGTCTCCCTGGTCGACCAGGTTCCAGGGGGCCTCCAGGTCCCAAAGGATCAT GGCAAGAGTTCTTCAAGGGGTCTTCTGGAGCTAGAGGAAGGCCCGGAAATGCGGGCTTCAAGGGAGTGAAAG GTGATCACGGACTATGCGAATGCATCGTCAACAACTCTCCAACCGGACCCACTGGCCTCGTGGGTGACACTGGAGATGTTGGAATGACCGGCGAGTTTGGTCCAGAGGGTGATGTTGGAGACCCGGGTCCCCAAGGATTGGACGGATTCTCA GGAACTCGAGGAGTCCCTGGTGAGCCAGGTCCAAAAGGCAGAAAAGGAGACACAGCGGTGGCAACTCAGAAAG GATATCCGGGAGACGCTGGGATTTTAGGCCGAGATGGTGAACCAGGATCTCCAGGGGCTCCAGGCCTTGTTGGTCGGCCCGGTTTCCCTGGTAATCGAGGCCTTCCA GGAAACGATTCCAAAGGAGAGCGCGGAGACAAAGGTTTTGCCGGTCAACCTGGTCGACCTGGTGCGCCTGGACTGAGAGGAGAGCCAGGTCCAGACCTGGAGGGTCTCAAAGGGCAGCCTGGTTTACCCGGCGATGCTGGCCAAAACGGTTTCCCTGGAGTTCCTGGAACACCTGGCAGACCAG GCGGCTGTAGTCCAACAGGAGATGGAGGACAGTGGGATGTGACAG GTCCTTGCGACACTTTCCAAGGACCACCTGGACTGCCTGGTTTTACTGGTCCGAGAGGGTTACCTGGTCTCCAAG GTCTTCCAGGTGAAAAGGGTATTCCAGGTGCATTTGGCCCAAAGGGAGAGAAAGGAGAAGTAGGAGACTATGGCCCAGGTGGCCGTCCGGGACCGCCAG GTTTTACTGGCCCCCGTGGTGATTTGGGCTTACCCGGGAGAAAGGGGTCAGTTGGAGCTCCAGGCGTTCCTGGGCTGGCCGGACGCAACGGAGCACCTGGCGACAAAGGATTTCATGGTGAAATCTTGGGTGCAGCACCAGGACCGCCTGGTGACCCAGGACTGTATGGGCTGCAAGGAAATAAAGGTCATGCCGGAGATCAAGGCGAGCCGGGCTATCCAG GAATGGGGGGAATGCCTGGTATGATTGGTTCCAAAGGCATCATTGGCCCTGCAGGCCCACGGGGGGTACAAGGAAGTTCAGGGCCACCAGGTACTTATGGATACCCTGGAGATTTTGGCAAAGCTGGTTCACCAGGGCTGCCGGGTGCCATTGGACAACCAG GCTTAACTGGAGAAAGGGGAACAGAGGGAAACCCAGGTCCTCCAGGTCCATTTGGAGTGTCAGGGTTCCCAGGGGAGCCAGGTAATGATGGTGTTCCTGGAGAGAATGGCTCACCGGGTAACATAGGACAGCCGGGACTTGATGGACGACCAGGAGCTCTAGGAATGAAAG GATATAAAGGGTCTCCTGGCATGTCGGGCTTTTCAGGGGTCAAGGGTAATACAGGTATAAAAGGATTCAGTGGGGTCAAAGGGGACACTGGACTACCTGGCCAAATAGGCCCTAAAGGAATGCCCGGTCAAAGTGGAGAAAAAG GTGATCGTGGTTTAAGGGGTCCACCCGGGGAGAAGCCAGAAATCCCTGCAAAGTTGATTGTCGATATGAAAGGCATTAAGGGGGATCGTGGAAAACAAGGAAATCAAGGCTTCACCGGCCCAAGAG GCTTGAAGGGTTTACCTGGTGTTCCAGGCCTTGAGGGAGGCCATGGATTCCCTGGGGATCCCGGTCATGAAAAAGGTTCTCATGGGGATCCTGGTGCACAGGGGTTATCGGGGTTAAAGGGAATGCCGGGTCCTACCGGAACACAAGGAATTTCTGGCTTTGTGGGGATGACTGGTAATAAG GGCATCAAAGGAAGCCCTGGTGCTTACGGTGCATCAGGAGATAAGGGCAGGAAGGGAATCAAAG GTACCAGGGGTCCTCGCATCGACATCCCAGGAGCAACTGGACTGAGAGGAGAAGTTGGTTCCGTAGGCGGCCCAG GTGAGAAAGGATTAACTGGAGTGCCTGGAGAGAGGGGTGTTCCTGGTTTTCATGGTATCGAAGGAAAAAGGGGACTTCCAGGTGATGCCGGCGATGTAGGATATCCAG GCTCGGATGGGCAGAAAGGTACTCCAGGTAATCAAGGGCAGAAGGGTTTTCCTGGACCACCTGGAAAAGAAGGGTCCTCAGGTTTACCTGGCTTTCCAGGAACCAAAG GCTTCCCTGGTCTGGTTGGTCTTTATGGATTAGATGGATTGAAAGGACAAAAGGGTGTCCTCGGAATCCCAG GTTTGGATATCATTGGACCAGCTGGCCACCCCGGGACCAAGGGAGAAAAAGGGGAGGGCGGAAAACCCAACACTCAGGCAGGTTTGCCAGGTGTCACGGGTTTGAAAGGATTTCAAGGAGACTTTG GTGACCAAGGTCATCCGGGACCATCAGGCTTCCGTGGGCCTGTAGGACCAGATGGGAAAACAGACAGACCAGGAACTGCTGGGGATAAGGGCTTTCAGGGGACTAAAGGTTATCAAG GTCTCCCTGGGCCCAGAGGTTTTCCTGGTATTGATGCTGCCCCTGGAAAAAAGGGTGTAGTGGGAATACTCGGGTTTCCCGGAGTCCCCGGCAGGAAAGGGTTCAATGGGGACCAAGGTACACCCGGATATAGAGGACAGACTGGGATATCTGGGAAGAAAG GTGACAAAGGAGAACAAGGCTCAATGGGGATTCCTGGTACGATTGGGGTCAAAGGCGAGAGGGGCCCAACTGGAACTGAGGGAGACGCTGGACCTCCAG GTTTCCGTGGGTTACCAGGAAACCAGGGATTAGCTCCACTGCCTATTACACTCCCAGGAGAGAGGGGGCCTCCAGGACCACAGGGCATCCAGGGGCCGAAAGGCATCCAAGGGGAACCAGGACCACGAGGACCCCCTGGGGATGCTG GTTTTTTTGGGCCCCAGGGGCAGAAGGGCATGCCCGGAATCGGTGGCAGACCGGGAACGCCCGGATTCCGTGGCGAGCAAGGTCAGGTGGGCCATGCTGGTCTGCAAGGCATGGAAG GTCACTTTGGCAAAGCAGGCATCCCAGGATTGCCCGGCATGCCTGGTCGTAGTGTCAGCGTGGGCTACTTACTGGTCAAACACAGTCAGTCCGAGCAGACCCCCATGTGCCCAGTGGGGATGTCTAAATTATGGGGGGGATACAGTCTCCTGTACCTGGAGGGACAGGAAAAGGCTCATAATCAGGATCTAG GCTTGGCCGGCTCGTGCCTCCCACGTTTCAGCACCATGCCTTTCCTCTACTGCAACCCGGGAGACCTCTGTTACTACGCCAGCAGGAACGACAAGTCCTACTGGCTGTCCACCACCGCCCCGCTTCCCATGATGCCCGTGGAGGAGGGCGACATCAAACCGTACATCAGCCGCTGCTCAGTGTGCGAGGCGCCGTCGGTCGCCATCGCCATCCACAGCCAGGACATCAACATCCCGCAGTGCCCCGCGGGATGGCGCAGCCTCTGGATCGGCTACTCCTTCCTGATG CACACGGCGGCAGGAAATGAGGGCGGCGGTCAGTCCCTGTCGTCGCCGGGTTCCTGCCTGGAGGACTTCCGCACGTCGCCGTTCATCGAGTGCAACGGGGCCAAAGGCACGTGTCACTACTTCGCCAACAAGCACAGCTTCTGGCTGACCTCCATAGACCAGTCCTTCCACACCCAGCCGGCATCAGAGACGCTCAAAGCGGGCCAGCTCCTGTCGCGCATCAGCCGCTGCCAGGTCTGCATGAAGAACTTGTGA
- the LOC133557159 gene encoding collagen alpha-2(IV) chain-like isoform X2, which produces MTKVFKGVKGSQGEIGPPGNPGNSTHPHTLPPYGPLGPNGPKGVKGEQGDLADNKGESGIMGFPGSRGLPGAPGRSGPRGDNGEQGPIGRPGPKGVIGEAGDLVTEGSWSWFSAAGAPGPLGEQGVQGERGPIGDQGIPGPPGRPASHTQQQVFDFAGPFGKKGEPGEKGQHGEPGRSAVNAGSKGLPGRPGSRGPPGPKGSWQEFFKGSSGARGRPGNAGFKGVKGDHGLCECIVNNSPTGPTGLVGDTGDVGMTGEFGPEGDVGDPGPQGLDGFSGTRGVPGEPGPKGRKGDTAVATQKGYPGDAGILGRDGEPGSPGAPGLVGRPGFPGNRGLPGNDSKGERGDKGFAGQPGRPGAPGLRGEPGPDLEGLKGQPGLPGDAGQNGFPGVPGTPGRPGPCDTFQGPPGLPGFTGPRGLPGLQGLPGEKGIPGAFGPKGEKGEVGDYGPGGRPGPPGFTGPRGDLGLPGRKGSVGAPGVPGLAGRNGAPGDKGFHGEILGAAPGPPGDPGLYGLQGNKGHAGDQGEPGYPGMGGMPGMIGSKGIIGPAGPRGVQGSSGPPGTYGYPGDFGKAGSPGLPGAIGQPGLTGERGTEGNPGPPGPFGVSGFPGEPGNDGVPGENGSPGNIGQPGLDGRPGALGMKGYKGSPGMSGFSGVKGNTGIKGFSGVKGDTGLPGQIGPKGMPGQSGEKGDRGLRGPPGEKPEIPAKLIVDMKGIKGDRGKQGNQGFTGPRGLKGLPGVPGLEGGHGFPGDPGHEKGSHGDPGAQGLSGLKGMPGPTGTQGISGFVGMTGNKGIKGSPGAYGASGDKGRKGIKGTRGPRIDIPGATGLRGEVGSVGGPGEKGLTGVPGERGVPGFHGIEGKRGLPGDAGDVGYPGSDGQKGTPGNQGQKGFPGPPGKEGSSGLPGFPGTKGFPGLVGLYGLDGLKGQKGVLGIPGLDIIGPAGHPGTKGEKGEGGKPNTQAGLPGVTGLKGFQGDFGDQGHPGPSGFRGPVGPDGKTDRPGTAGDKGFQGTKGYQGLPGPRGFPGIDAAPGKKGVVGILGFPGVPGRKGFNGDQGTPGYRGQTGISGKKGDKGEQGSMGIPGTIGVKGERGPTGTEGDAGPPGFRGLPGNQGLAPLPITLPGERGPPGPQGIQGPKGIQGEPGPRGPPGDAGFFGPQGQKGMPGIGGRPGTPGFRGEQGQVGHAGLQGMEGHFGKAGIPGLPGMPGRSVSVGYLLVKHSQSEQTPMCPVGMSKLWGGYSLLYLEGQEKAHNQDLGLAGSCLPRFSTMPFLYCNPGDLCYYASRNDKSYWLSTTAPLPMMPVEEGDIKPYISRCSVCEAPSVAIAIHSQDINIPQCPAGWRSLWIGYSFLMHTAAGNEGGGQSLSSPGSCLEDFRTSPFIECNGAKGTCHYFANKHSFWLTSIDQSFHTQPASETLKAGQLLSRISRCQVCMKNL; this is translated from the exons GGTGTGATCGGTGAGGCGGGTGACCTGGTTACAGAGGGATCTTGGTCCTGGTTTTCAGCAG CTGGTGCCCCCGGTCCCCTCGGTGAGCAGGGTGTACAAGGTGAAAGGGGCCCAATAGGAGACCAGGGCATTCCCGGACCACCAGGGCGTCCCGCTTCTCACACACAGCAACAAG TGTTTGATTTCGCCGGACCATTTGGAAAGAAGGGTGAGCCGGGGGAAAAGGGCCAACATGGTGAACCCGGACGTTCCGCTGTCAATGCAGGATCGAAGGGTCTCCCTGGTCGACCAGGTTCCAGGGGGCCTCCAGGTCCCAAAGGATCAT GGCAAGAGTTCTTCAAGGGGTCTTCTGGAGCTAGAGGAAGGCCCGGAAATGCGGGCTTCAAGGGAGTGAAAG GTGATCACGGACTATGCGAATGCATCGTCAACAACTCTCCAACCGGACCCACTGGCCTCGTGGGTGACACTGGAGATGTTGGAATGACCGGCGAGTTTGGTCCAGAGGGTGATGTTGGAGACCCGGGTCCCCAAGGATTGGACGGATTCTCA GGAACTCGAGGAGTCCCTGGTGAGCCAGGTCCAAAAGGCAGAAAAGGAGACACAGCGGTGGCAACTCAGAAAG GATATCCGGGAGACGCTGGGATTTTAGGCCGAGATGGTGAACCAGGATCTCCAGGGGCTCCAGGCCTTGTTGGTCGGCCCGGTTTCCCTGGTAATCGAGGCCTTCCA GGAAACGATTCCAAAGGAGAGCGCGGAGACAAAGGTTTTGCCGGTCAACCTGGTCGACCTGGTGCGCCTGGACTGAGAGGAGAGCCAGGTCCAGACCTGGAGGGTCTCAAAGGGCAGCCTGGTTTACCCGGCGATGCTGGCCAAAACGGTTTCCCTGGAGTTCCTGGAACACCTGGCAGACCAG GTCCTTGCGACACTTTCCAAGGACCACCTGGACTGCCTGGTTTTACTGGTCCGAGAGGGTTACCTGGTCTCCAAG GTCTTCCAGGTGAAAAGGGTATTCCAGGTGCATTTGGCCCAAAGGGAGAGAAAGGAGAAGTAGGAGACTATGGCCCAGGTGGCCGTCCGGGACCGCCAG GTTTTACTGGCCCCCGTGGTGATTTGGGCTTACCCGGGAGAAAGGGGTCAGTTGGAGCTCCAGGCGTTCCTGGGCTGGCCGGACGCAACGGAGCACCTGGCGACAAAGGATTTCATGGTGAAATCTTGGGTGCAGCACCAGGACCGCCTGGTGACCCAGGACTGTATGGGCTGCAAGGAAATAAAGGTCATGCCGGAGATCAAGGCGAGCCGGGCTATCCAG GAATGGGGGGAATGCCTGGTATGATTGGTTCCAAAGGCATCATTGGCCCTGCAGGCCCACGGGGGGTACAAGGAAGTTCAGGGCCACCAGGTACTTATGGATACCCTGGAGATTTTGGCAAAGCTGGTTCACCAGGGCTGCCGGGTGCCATTGGACAACCAG GCTTAACTGGAGAAAGGGGAACAGAGGGAAACCCAGGTCCTCCAGGTCCATTTGGAGTGTCAGGGTTCCCAGGGGAGCCAGGTAATGATGGTGTTCCTGGAGAGAATGGCTCACCGGGTAACATAGGACAGCCGGGACTTGATGGACGACCAGGAGCTCTAGGAATGAAAG GATATAAAGGGTCTCCTGGCATGTCGGGCTTTTCAGGGGTCAAGGGTAATACAGGTATAAAAGGATTCAGTGGGGTCAAAGGGGACACTGGACTACCTGGCCAAATAGGCCCTAAAGGAATGCCCGGTCAAAGTGGAGAAAAAG GTGATCGTGGTTTAAGGGGTCCACCCGGGGAGAAGCCAGAAATCCCTGCAAAGTTGATTGTCGATATGAAAGGCATTAAGGGGGATCGTGGAAAACAAGGAAATCAAGGCTTCACCGGCCCAAGAG GCTTGAAGGGTTTACCTGGTGTTCCAGGCCTTGAGGGAGGCCATGGATTCCCTGGGGATCCCGGTCATGAAAAAGGTTCTCATGGGGATCCTGGTGCACAGGGGTTATCGGGGTTAAAGGGAATGCCGGGTCCTACCGGAACACAAGGAATTTCTGGCTTTGTGGGGATGACTGGTAATAAG GGCATCAAAGGAAGCCCTGGTGCTTACGGTGCATCAGGAGATAAGGGCAGGAAGGGAATCAAAG GTACCAGGGGTCCTCGCATCGACATCCCAGGAGCAACTGGACTGAGAGGAGAAGTTGGTTCCGTAGGCGGCCCAG GTGAGAAAGGATTAACTGGAGTGCCTGGAGAGAGGGGTGTTCCTGGTTTTCATGGTATCGAAGGAAAAAGGGGACTTCCAGGTGATGCCGGCGATGTAGGATATCCAG GCTCGGATGGGCAGAAAGGTACTCCAGGTAATCAAGGGCAGAAGGGTTTTCCTGGACCACCTGGAAAAGAAGGGTCCTCAGGTTTACCTGGCTTTCCAGGAACCAAAG GCTTCCCTGGTCTGGTTGGTCTTTATGGATTAGATGGATTGAAAGGACAAAAGGGTGTCCTCGGAATCCCAG GTTTGGATATCATTGGACCAGCTGGCCACCCCGGGACCAAGGGAGAAAAAGGGGAGGGCGGAAAACCCAACACTCAGGCAGGTTTGCCAGGTGTCACGGGTTTGAAAGGATTTCAAGGAGACTTTG GTGACCAAGGTCATCCGGGACCATCAGGCTTCCGTGGGCCTGTAGGACCAGATGGGAAAACAGACAGACCAGGAACTGCTGGGGATAAGGGCTTTCAGGGGACTAAAGGTTATCAAG GTCTCCCTGGGCCCAGAGGTTTTCCTGGTATTGATGCTGCCCCTGGAAAAAAGGGTGTAGTGGGAATACTCGGGTTTCCCGGAGTCCCCGGCAGGAAAGGGTTCAATGGGGACCAAGGTACACCCGGATATAGAGGACAGACTGGGATATCTGGGAAGAAAG GTGACAAAGGAGAACAAGGCTCAATGGGGATTCCTGGTACGATTGGGGTCAAAGGCGAGAGGGGCCCAACTGGAACTGAGGGAGACGCTGGACCTCCAG GTTTCCGTGGGTTACCAGGAAACCAGGGATTAGCTCCACTGCCTATTACACTCCCAGGAGAGAGGGGGCCTCCAGGACCACAGGGCATCCAGGGGCCGAAAGGCATCCAAGGGGAACCAGGACCACGAGGACCCCCTGGGGATGCTG GTTTTTTTGGGCCCCAGGGGCAGAAGGGCATGCCCGGAATCGGTGGCAGACCGGGAACGCCCGGATTCCGTGGCGAGCAAGGTCAGGTGGGCCATGCTGGTCTGCAAGGCATGGAAG GTCACTTTGGCAAAGCAGGCATCCCAGGATTGCCCGGCATGCCTGGTCGTAGTGTCAGCGTGGGCTACTTACTGGTCAAACACAGTCAGTCCGAGCAGACCCCCATGTGCCCAGTGGGGATGTCTAAATTATGGGGGGGATACAGTCTCCTGTACCTGGAGGGACAGGAAAAGGCTCATAATCAGGATCTAG GCTTGGCCGGCTCGTGCCTCCCACGTTTCAGCACCATGCCTTTCCTCTACTGCAACCCGGGAGACCTCTGTTACTACGCCAGCAGGAACGACAAGTCCTACTGGCTGTCCACCACCGCCCCGCTTCCCATGATGCCCGTGGAGGAGGGCGACATCAAACCGTACATCAGCCGCTGCTCAGTGTGCGAGGCGCCGTCGGTCGCCATCGCCATCCACAGCCAGGACATCAACATCCCGCAGTGCCCCGCGGGATGGCGCAGCCTCTGGATCGGCTACTCCTTCCTGATG CACACGGCGGCAGGAAATGAGGGCGGCGGTCAGTCCCTGTCGTCGCCGGGTTCCTGCCTGGAGGACTTCCGCACGTCGCCGTTCATCGAGTGCAACGGGGCCAAAGGCACGTGTCACTACTTCGCCAACAAGCACAGCTTCTGGCTGACCTCCATAGACCAGTCCTTCCACACCCAGCCGGCATCAGAGACGCTCAAAGCGGGCCAGCTCCTGTCGCGCATCAGCCGCTGCCAGGTCTGCATGAAGAACTTGTGA
- the LOC133557163 gene encoding ras-related protein Rab-20-like produces the protein MPQSSKMRKPDVKVVLLGDMNVGKTSLLHRYTERKFTDTISTVGGAFFLKQWGPYNVSIWDTAGREQFHGLGSMYCRGAAAVILTYDVTNWQSLAELEERFLSLTDTANHDCIYAVVGNKADLTDNTAQLCQEEEPTEFQEDQSEALSACPTPPASPLFFPGVTLQKQVSREDAVAFYGRILRYKGVDERSSLPGEKMCFETSAKTGYNVDAVFETLFDLLLPSMLRKRNENKESSTVDLQECRGKRGHLSCC, from the exons ATGCCCCAGTCGTCGAAGATGAGGAAGCCCGACGTGAAGGTGGTCCTGCTGGGAGACATGAATGTGGGCAAGACGTCGCTGCTCCACAGGTACACGGAGCGGAAGTTCACAGACACCATCAGCACGGTCGGAGGGGCGTTCTTTCTCAAACAGTGGGGACCTTACAACGTATCCATATGGGACACTGCAG GCAGGGAACAGTTCCACGGTTTGGGCTCCATGTATTGTCGTGGCGCCGCCGCCGTCATCCTGACCTACGACGTCACAAACTGGCAGAGCCTTGCCGAGCTGGAGGAGCGCTTCCTGTCCCTGACGGACACTGCCAACCACGACTGCATCTACGCCGTAGTAGGCAACAAGGCAGACCTCACGGACAATACAGCTCAGCTGTGTCAAGAGGAGGAGCCGACGGAATTCCAGGAGGACCAATCGGAGGCCCTGTCTGCCTGCCCCACACCTCCTGCCTCGCCCCTGTTCTTCCCAGGCGTCACGCTCCAGAAGCAGGTTAGCCGCGAGGACGCCGTGGCCTTCTACGGGAGAATTCTTCGCTACAAGGGCGTGGACGAGAGGAGCAGCCTGCCAGGAGAGAAGATGTGCTTCGAAACCAGCGCCAAGACGGGCTACAACGTGGACGCTGTGTTCGAAACACTGTTTGACCTGTTGCTGCCATCCATGCTTAGGAAGAGGAACGAGAACAAGGAGTCTTCCACCGTGGACTTGCAAGAGTGCAGGGGCAAGCGGGGCCACCTGTCCTGCTGCTAG